One Cardiocondyla obscurior isolate alpha-2009 linkage group LG09, Cobs3.1, whole genome shotgun sequence genomic window, AGAGCGTACGTGAACTCGAGATTGGGGAGATTGTGTTAACCAAGTCCGGAGGTACGGAAGAATGGGGGATGTTTTTCAATTACAGCGTACGAtgatgaataaaatatcaatctCTCCGTTGTGCCGCCTTCGTAAATTCATCATAAAGGAGATGTTGTATCTCTCGCGGAGTTCTAACATCAAGTTCATCCCTCTTCTAACAGTTCAGTGGTCTCttgcgttttttttctctttctctctcttttttttttttttttttaaaaaaacgtcGGGCGTAAAGGAAAAACGGAGGGACAATTGAActgtcgttaaaattaatcgacgtCCCGTGGTAACGTCGCTTGTTTGTACGGCACGAGAATCAGCCAGGCACGCGTTTAGCGCCTAGTATGCGACCGGAATACGGGATCTTAAGAGACCACGAATCTCGCTCACCACGCGGGTGGAATTCTACGATGGAATTCTACGATTCCGTAGCCGATATCGCGGTCGGGCCGACGGCGGCGCCGGGCGCCAGGACCGCCGCCCTCCACCCCCCGTAATCTGGCAGTGCATTTAACCACTTTGCGAAATAGCCGTATATCTCCCCGCTGTGACGTAGCATTCGATATGTCGAGAGTGCGGGATTCGGCGGCGAGATCGGCAGAACGGGGCGGCGAAAAGGGTCAGGGGGGAGAAAGTTCCCGAGGATAAAGAGACGCGAAGCGCGGAGGCTCTCGTGACGGAGACGCGGAGATCCGGGGGAAGAAAGGCGAATATAGCGGCGACTACGATATGCGCGCGCCCCCCGTCATACCCGTTTAGGGATAGAAGGTGTCCCCCCGCTCTTCCACCAGGGTGGGGTTACCCGACCGTTGGTGGAGGGTGGAAATGCTCCCGATTCGACTCGGTGTGTAGGGCGCACGAGCCGGCCACCGCCGCCGGGGGTTGAAAGTGGGGATTTGTTACAGGGAGAGTATCCGTAGGCGGCATGGGGGAGAGAAGAGACAGGGTGGAAATGAAacagaaagagagcgagagagagagggagaagggggagggaTACTGGAGAACGTACGCGCGATATCAGGGTACGAGGGGTAGAATCACGATGGTAAGTCTGTGGGTgaatatgtatgtgtgtgtgtgtgtgtgtgtgtgtgtgtgtatgtttggcatacggggtgttgtaaaaaattcggattataataatattcagtaatcaattttttaaatacttaatcCTGGAAAACATTTTATGAAAGATTTCGTTATTTCGCACAATTTATACGTCAATATCGCGAGCCATTTGAAAATATTctgacaatttaatttcacgaaaCCCCCCAGGCTTTTAAAGTCAAACAACCCCGGCTTCAACATCAAAGGCAGGATTCACTCCGATATCGTCTAGCTGCTACCTCTCGAGTACTTTCGACCACCCTATAGCGAGAACAGAAGAAGGGTGCGCCCTACTTCGCGTTGGCGTTTTCCCTCCCGAACGGCCCGGCGTGTGCAACGAGGCGAGGGGAGTGCCAAAGGGTGCGAGGGTTGAAACGCGGGGATGCCAGCGGGGTACGGACGCACGGACGtacggagagagagacggagagagggCGATGCGAGATGAAGATACGAAGAGAGGAAAGCCGTGCGCGAGGGTGTCTCTCTGTTTCGCTGCCGGGGGTTTCGCAGTCTCGCATTtcaacaacgacgacgacgccgaACGTCGCTGgtgtcgccgtcgccgtttTTTCCCTCAAGcgaggaaacgcgcgcgcgcggatgaACGATAGATAAAAGCgtcaagaaaaagagagagagagaaagagaaagagagagaaagagagagaggcagaTGTCGACAAATACAGAGAGTGGGTGAAAGGGGgataagaaagagaaagagagaaacagagagaacAAAGCGAGGGGTACGCCGTCGGGGAGATACTCGCGAACCCTCGTACGTTGGCCCCCGCGCAACGAGAGCAGCGTAACGCTCGCCTAGCACGACGGGGTACCTCGTGAGAATTCGGATATCAGGGGTGCTTCCGTAGTAGCAGCGGTGGTCGGTGATGTGAgtggtggcggtggtggtCTGGTGGTAGCGGTGGAGGTGCCGTCGCTGGTGGTAGTGGTGCGGTTACAGTCGATACGGCGTGGCGGAGGTGTCGAGGAGCTTCTCGTCGGGGACGACGCAAGTGGTGCATGTTGGAGGACGCAGATTTACGTAAGAACGACGACGAGGGTTTGTCCGCCCGCTCGTCCGCTTAGTAGTGACGTCGTATGTGCTGGTCGCGTGTGCGCACGTGTGACGGCGCCAATGGATACTCGGCAAAGTGGCTGATCGAAAATCCGAGGGGACGTCCTCGGTGGTTTGGGCTCGTCGAGCGCGCGCTGCTCGCGGAGCGAAGACGGAGGAACGAATATCGAATGCCATAGTGGCAAAGGGGTGCTGAGAAAGGATTTGCGAATGGACGAGACGGGTCCGTTCAATTTCGATTCCCCTCGTAGTTCGCCACAGTGCGCAGCGAGGAAGAGCGGGCGGCTCCGTATAAATTTCGAGGTGTGGGAAAGGAGCAGCGGCTAATAAAAGAAGAATCGTAAGAAAGACGACCTTAGgtagagaggaagagaagaataAAGTGCGAGAACGCGGAGGTAAGGAAGATGGGCGTCAGATCGGTCGCGAGAGCCTTTCCCGTGCGGAAGACGCTTCTCGGCCGCCGTTGAGACGACGCGAGTCCCGAGTGTCGTCGGGAAAGCAAAgcgcgaagagagaaagggaaagaagagCCGAGGCGAGTTCGCGGGTCGTCCAAGTTTgctgcgacgacgacgacaataACGATCCGTCATGGGAGTCTCGGTGCTTTTACTGTACGCGGTGACGGTGCTCGGCGTTACGGCCAGCGACAATTGCGCCGACAAGTGTTCGTGCAAGTGGAAGAGCGGGAAGCGCACGGTGGAGTGCGTGAATCGCGAGCTGACCAGCATACCGGAGTGGATCGATCCGGAGACCCAGGTGCTGGACATGAGCGGCAACAACATCCGTCACTTGccgaataatatatttatacacgtGCGGCTGACTAATCTGCAGCGTCTCTACTTGCGCGAGTGCCGTATCGACCGAATAGACGGCGAGGCACTGGCCGGCCTGACGAATCTCGTGGAGCTCGATCTCAGCAACAATCTGCTGACCGCGGTGCCGAGCCTGAGCTTCACCGACACACCGTTTTTGCGCGACCTGGTGCTCGCGTACAACCCGATCAAGCGAATCCGTTCGCACGCGTTCAAGAGCACGCCGAATCTAGTGAAGCTCGATCTGTCGTATACGCAACTCGTCGAGATCGAGGCCAAAGGTTTCCGCGGACTGGAGATGCTTGAGAGCCTCAAGCTGAGCAACAACGAGCTGTCTACCCTGCACCCGGGCACTTTCGAGCCACTCAACAAGCTAACCAGTATCGAGCTGCATGAAAATCCGTGGATCTGCGATTGTCACCTACGCGAGATGAAAATGTGGCTGGTGAAGCATAATCTACCGACCATCGTGGCGCCCGTGTGCCACGGGCCTCAACAATTGCTCGACCGTGCCTTCACCGACCTCGGTATCGATGACTTCGCCTGCCGGCCGATCTTGCTGATAGCCAGCCGCTACGCCGAGGCCACCATTGGCGAAAACGCTAGTATCGTGTGTCGCGTGAGCGCGATACCGCCCGCAAAGGTCAAGTGGTATTGGAACGGCCGGCTGCTGACCAATCATTCGGCCTTCAGCAGCTATCAAAAAATTCTCATCTTCGAGGAGGGCCAATTTAGAAAGCGGAGCACCCTCGTTCTTACCAACGCGCAAGAGGCCGACTCCAGCGAGTTCTACTGCGTCGCCGAGAACCCCGCTGGCTGTGTCGAAGCGAATTTCACCCTGCACGTGTCCCTGAGGACGGCGGGCATGTCGACTCTGGGCTCGGGCCAGATCGCGGGCATATCCGCCGCGTTAGTGGTGCTCATACTGTTTATCCTGCTCATCATTCTCGTGCTATTTATTCGTTTGCGTAGAATGCCGCTCAAGGATGTGAAACCATCGGCGCCGATGGAAGCGGCGTCCAGCGACGGTGTCGGTAACGGTAAtagcggcggcggtggcggcggcggcgataaCAACCCGCCGTCCGCTACTTCGACCACTCGCAGGAAACACGAGGAAATCGAAACGACGTCGTTTGCGCTCGAATCAAAACCGCCCGCGTCGTTGCATCTTAGCTACGTGCAGAGACCGCACGCTGCGGTGCAGGAGAGCGAATATAGCACGATCAGTCGCTTCGACGACCAAAATCAACCCGCGGTGGCGGCGATACCGGGCGCCGGATGTTTCTCGTCGACGACGTCCTTGATGCCGATCGATAATCCGGATCTCATTAGGGACACTCGGCGCGGTTCCGCGGAGGATATCACGCCTTACGGCGTCGCCGATTACGGCCGCGTTGAAGCGCTGGACGACGCCGGCAAAATGCTTTACACCAGCTGCCTGTGGGAGGCCAGAGACAGCTGTGGGAGAACGTCCGCCGTCTCGGTAAACGCGTACCCGTCGAAGGAGCAGCTCGCGGTGGTCGGGCCGGCCGTCGAGCAATTTCCGCCCGGCGCGAAGCAAATGAGAGTCTGGCAGAAGGGTGTACCGGTCCTGCCGCCGGTCTCGGCGCTGAAACGCGTCCTGGGATCTACGCGCAGCTCGCCCGACGAGGGTTATCAGGAGGGCACCGGTACCGACGTCTAGGTACCGCTACTTCATTACTGCGACGCCCGGCACCGTTATCTGGAGCTACGTAGGCGGCACCAGGAGGACGACACCGACTGCTAAAGGAGGAGGGGGAACcaggggggagaaaaaagaagaaagagttGTCCTCGCGAGTGCCGGACGCGCGGTAGTGAACAGGAGTAAAATTGTGTCGGACGAATCTCGCGCTTGAGAGTGTGTTCGCGCCAGTGGGACGATGACCGACTGCAACGCGCCATTACTGTTGTGCCCGACTACTTCTCGCTGCTTGACGAAAGCGTTTACGCGTAGTGATCGAAGATACTGCATTATACAATTTCACGTACAACTAGAAACAGCGAGTCGGCGAGGGCGTTCTGCAATCGGGAAGGTACGGTACAATTGTACGGAATTATAGACAAAAGCGCGAGCAACGCACACACCTAAAGACTGCCATAACTAGTACGCGAATCGAATATGCTAGGAGCTTTTGAGAGGTCGACGAACGCGTGAATCGTTGCCGCGATCGATTGACATCGTGGCCGTCTACGAGAATTGCCTACGTCGTGCATAACGTTTCGCTCGAACGCGAATAAACTGGTCGGTATGACCGTGTAAAAGGGCCATCGCGTGCGATTCACACGACCTTCTCGAGCCGCGCGCGTAGAcgatacgataaaaaaaaaaaaaaaaaaaaaaaaaacgactgAGTTCTTTCGGAGAACCACCCCGTGCCCGTGCTCGTCGCGAATAAACGCCTGCGAACGTGTTTGTAGTGGTGTGAGTCTTTAAAGCGATCGACGGTAATTAACGACAATGCTGAAGATGTCTTGTGCGCGACGCGTGTGGTGCAACCGGTTAGTAGACGCTTGATACCGTTTATATTGTGTCACGAGGGTTGCTTCCAGTGTTCGATATCGTCAACGTCTTGTACAGgatgttaaaaaagaaaaggggtcAACGTTCGAAGATGATAATGTTCGTCGTTGCGAGTGAGACGGGCGTAAACGTACGGTCTCGAACGGCTCGGAAGCTGCCCGAGGGttgtttgtattttaattaaatatacatgaaTATCGTTTGTGTGATTGTTAATAAGATTTTCGCGATTAGTACTTTGTCCAGAAGTCCTCAAGTTCGCGATAATCTCTCGGCAATCGGGACTGCAAACTCAACGAGAATCCAAATTTAGATACACGTTCATTAAGACTCTCCTACACTCGCAATGATTGACACTATTATCTCTCAAAATATTGGCGTTTCCATTCTGTGCAACGCAGCAATGAAAGATCGGTCGATCGCGTCAACCGCAAGGCGACGTCTCGTGCACACGGAGTGCATTACAGGAAGTGCATACACACGACGTGTATCAAGTCAGGGAAGTGATGACGATACGCTACGCCGGCCACTTCATTGTCTGGGCAGCACAATATCGACGGGTAATACATTTGTATAACGGCTAAGCCAAAGCGATTTGGATCTATTGGGAAGTTAAAATCTccccgataaaaaaaaaaaaaaaaaaatatgcgttaGGTCGCTCCCCTTAAGACGGCGAGTACAGAAGACTGGCAGTGCACGTTTCCGATAATGAGGATAACGCGTAGAATTGCGTAGGAAGCGAGAAACGGCGCTTAAGCTACGAAGTAtctttcgcgaaatttttctAGTCAAttcggtgaaaaaaaaagaaaaagaaaaaaacaaaagcgaagagagaggaaaaaaaaagggaaataaaaacgaacgacggaattatttattcgacgGGACGGGAAACTCGCGCTGGCAAAATGGCGCGTTCTCAATTAGGAGAATACGCGAGGGGTAGTCTTGTTGAGTCAACATCGAGTTATTCCCTCGAAGCTACGGTCGACAAACTCTCACGATTACGGAGTCTATATTGTTGCTTCGAGTGGCCGGTCCGAGTGGCTCTCGCGTCCGAGACGGAGCCTCGCGAAAACGATCGAGTAAGGGATATGGCGGCCGGATGCTGCTCTGGATCCATACTCACGACCGCACGTTCTCTAGTTCGATCACAATCGCAAACCTCTTGGCGGGAGGtaccaatttttatttcttttttcttttctctatattttttttttttctctctgacATTCGGTATTAAATTCGCCACGCTTTTAACCGATGcgaaattcatttatttatttccttcgAATCTCATTTTATTCAGAATGCGTTTTGATTAAATTCCTTATTTTATGTAACGTTAAATTTAGCGGTGGTTGTCGATATCCTAGCGTGCGACGtaacaatttgcaatttattttcatatttattcgGCGTTAAAGATATGTATATCATGTTAAATTCATACAACAAACGCACAACGATGTCAATCAATAATATTGATGATGCCTGATATTAAAGCTCAAggcttttttaatattaataaaatgccaTTTGCGGATACGCGCGTTGTGACGATGAATCCGGAGTACAGGTTTCGGTtgttgtcttttcttttcgtacgTACGTGCAACCATTGGAATCGATCGCATAAGATTGCGCGATAAGTCCTTAAACCAATCGCGAGCGAACATATACTATTGCTCAATCACTAAAGCTGGATTTCGCGATTGATTGGCTGACTTATGCCCGGTATTGGCGTCTTACGTAAGTGAGGCTCTGTCGATCTACGCATTCAACGGTGACCCGAACTGTCAAGTAGAATTACTACACTCCTAGGGGTAACTTTAACCGTCACGTCTCGAATGATCAATTTGGAGAAAATAACGGGATATTTAACACAGTTATGTTGAGCAACGTGCCTCCTACAATcgtataaaacattataaaaatttttgtaacaataGAGAAGCTCGTATCTATTTCCTCgtcatattttttcaatttgttcgtcgaatatttctattttattgaatatttttattttataattttttttttttttttctctttttgcgcatcgcgtatttttaaatttagtatGCTGCTTTTTctcgagggggaaaaaaatggagtaattactttaatttgtCCGCGACGAAAAGGGCTTACCGTTCTTGTGGCAGCTGAACGATTTAATCAAAGTTACGAGCCATTTCCTCAGGCACCAATTTGTCCCggagacattttttttacccctACGAGGAGGCAAGCTAACTCGATCTGACGATAAGTCAAACCGCCAGTCGCGAGTTTCGTTCGATCCCCATCTAAAGTATGTCGACGTGCGTTCATTTTGTATGTCGTATATAAGCATATACCCGTGTGCGTGCGTTtacgtgtgcgtgcgtatgTGGGATGAGTGTAGACGCGTGTGTTTGCGCGTACGCGTTTTCCGTTTACGTCGAAAAACCACGCGGCCGAGATAGCGTGCGTGTGCGCGCCTCCGCAAATTCGGCGCTTTTGCGTTTATCACCGATTGTTCTATAGCGTATCGCGTGGAACGACCGGTTTTTCTCTGCTCAATGATCTCGAAGCCGTATTCGTcatatcaaaaaaaataaaaaaaaaaaacaaaaaaaaaaaaccaaaaagaaaaaaaaaacaattaacagCATCCCGGAAACAGCGCTCGCGGCTACTCCGGACGATATGTCGCGTGCACACACAAACGATTAAGCACCCCCGCTCGGACTTTTGCATTAATTCTTACATCTAAAGAAAAGGGGGTGAGATCGCGGTGACGTACGCGTGACATGTAAGCAAATAACGTTAACTGCCCTGACACGACTGTactgaatattttaagagCAGCCACGAGAATTACGAAACTGCTCCGCCTcacaatttctattttccgtCTGTTTGTAATGAAAAGTCGCAGTAATTAACCGATCCTAAGCAAGGAGAAAAGTCCACGAGGCATGTTAAGCGAGTGACAGCAGTTACGTTCAAACGAGGTGATCGTCGCTTAGTCCACCGCCATTCTTCTCGCGCGAATGAGAGTTGATATACGGCCGCACGCGTGTAAAGGAAATGAAACGATCTCTACGAAACTGGGCGACCCATTTTTTCGAAACTCATAATTAATGCAGtcctgttttcttttttatgtatttatttatccgcgattttaattgctaTCTTTCGAATAAACGGATTACGAATAACTGGTTTCCATTTCCTCccattttatttctcgcggaaattttcgtTCCGTAACAATTTCGATTTGAGGAACGCCGTATCCCGCCTACCGTTCGTACCGATCCACTCGTTAATCTACGCGAATCAAATTCGTtctcggcaaaaaaaaaaaaaaatttttgttcaaaATTTTTACACACAGTTTCGCCTATATACGcgaggttaaaaaaaaaaagaagaaaaaaaattgtgcgcCGTAGTACATGCTTGTGAATTTTTCTGCTTTGCGGATGTCGTTGCGTTACCTCCGTAACTCGCAGTCGCTCGCCTTAGATCGTGTGGCTCTTGCATTTCGCAAAATCATGCGGGTTGAAAAATGGTcgcgtacatttttttctttcaatttttaactaccagtttaataaaatgcgcgtaCCGGCGACGTCGATCGCTCGAAACAACCGGGAGTCAACTGTTGCGTGCAAGTGAGTCTTTATATCTGATTTCCactagttctttttttttctttcatttatatatatatatatatatacctctCGATCGACGTGGCACACAACCGAGGTTCCGCAACGCCACATGCCGGTTCAATACACGCAGTGATAGCACTCGTTGTCTACGAAAGCTGCTATGAGACACGTGAGGTCTAGAACCTCGCGGCTCGATACGAGCAACA contains:
- the LOC139105851 gene encoding leucine-rich repeat-containing protein 24, whose product is MGVSVLLLYAVTVLGVTASDNCADKCSCKWKSGKRTVECVNRELTSIPEWIDPETQVLDMSGNNIRHLPNNIFIHVRLTNLQRLYLRECRIDRIDGEALAGLTNLVELDLSNNLLTAVPSLSFTDTPFLRDLVLAYNPIKRIRSHAFKSTPNLVKLDLSYTQLVEIEAKGFRGLEMLESLKLSNNELSTLHPGTFEPLNKLTSIELHENPWICDCHLREMKMWLVKHNLPTIVAPVCHGPQQLLDRAFTDLGIDDFACRPILLIASRYAEATIGENASIVCRVSAIPPAKVKWYWNGRLLTNHSAFSSYQKILIFEEGQFRKRSTLVLTNAQEADSSEFYCVAENPAGCVEANFTLHVSLRTAGMSTLGSGQIAGISAALVVLILFILLIILVLFIRLRRMPLKDVKPSAPMEAASSDGVGNGNSGGGGGGGDNNPPSATSTTRRKHEEIETTSFALESKPPASLHLSYVQRPHAAVQESEYSTISRFDDQNQPAVAAIPGAGCFSSTTSLMPIDNPDLIRDTRRGSAEDITPYGVADYGRVEALDDAGKMLYTSCLWEARDSCGRTSAVSVNAYPSKEQLAVVGPAVEQFPPGAKQMRVWQKGVPVLPPVSALKRVLGSTRSSPDEGYQEGTGTDV